In one window of Zingiber officinale cultivar Zhangliang chromosome 11A, Zo_v1.1, whole genome shotgun sequence DNA:
- the LOC122032274 gene encoding uncharacterized protein LOC122032274 — protein sequence MAEEQEALFQAASPCVLYYVQSPSSASHTNSSTHPATSSSAFHLSPSFSAHDNDVDAVRATDAVADSRFALSRYSSSRGSNNSASFLHHQPKKAAGAANKTTGRQRLRIVGVNDDDADEGTEGGRNSSGLWRFLSLDPSSSCCCLGFQVAWRLALSLAFSFLVFFLATKPPQPNVSLEIATIKQFSLREGLDSTGVVTKLLTCNCSMEVVVENHSKVFRLHIQPYTMEIAFESLVFASSQSDGTLCAESGSSSTSVLFLGTKSKPMYGAGRSMQDMLESGEGLPLLVRVKLRSSYRVILGLVRSNYQHHAECRLLLNGAYDERSNGTIYNSTCFISTSHA from the exons ATGGCGGAAGAGCAAGAAGCCCTGTTCCAGGCTGCCTCCCCCTGCGTCCTCTACTACGTGCAGAGCCCCTCCTCCGCCTCCCACACCAACAGCAGCACCCACcccgccacctcctcctccgccttccacctctctccctcttttagcGCGCACGACAACGACGTCGACGCCGTCCGAGCCACCGACGCCGTCGCCGACTCCCGCTTCGCCCTCTCCCGCTACTCCTCCTCCCGCGGGTCCAACAACTCCGCGTCCTTCCTCCATCACCAGCCCAAGAAGGCCGCGGGCGCCGCCAATAAGACTACAGGCCGGCAGCGCCTGCGGATCGTCGGCGTCAACGACGACGACGCCGACGAAGGGACCGAGGGCGGGAGGAACTCCAGCGGATTGTGGCGCTTCCTCTCCCTGGACCCATCTTCCTCTTGCTGCTGCCTCGGATTTCAGGTGGCGTGGCGACTCGCCCTCAGCTTGGCCTTCTCCTTCCTCGTCTTCTTCTTGGCCACTAAACCCCCACAACCCAACGTCTCGCTAGAG ATCGCAACGATCAAGCAATTCAGCCTCAGGGAAGGCCTGGACAGCACCGGCGTCGTCACTAAACTCCTGACCTGCAACTGCTCCATGGAGGTGGTGGTAGAAAACCACTCAAAAGTCTTTAGATTGCACATCCAACCATACACCATGGAAATAGCTTTCGAGAGCCTCGTATTCGCATCTTCTCAG AGTGATGGAACATTGTGCGCGGAGAGTGGCTCATCCTCGACCTCTGTATTGTTTTTGGGGACCAAGAGCAAGCCCATGTACGGAGCAGGACGGAGCATGCAGGACATGTTGGAGTCCGGGGAAGGCTTGCCATTGCTGGTTCGAGTCAAGTTGAGGTCGAGCTATCGGGTGATTTTGGGTCTGGTTCGATCAAACTATCAGCATCATGCGGAGTGCCGCCTCCTACTAAATGGTGCATATGATGAGCGCAGCAACGGGACGATTTACAATAGCACTTGCTTCATCTCTACTTCTCATGCTTGA